Part of the Micromonospora rhizosphaerae genome is shown below.
AAGCGGTGGTTCACACGCCGGCTCCTTCAGCGCGACGGTGACGACTTCGTACGGGCGCAGGGTGACGGCTACGGTGCCGTCCGCCCCGACGGGTAGCGACTCGATCGGTTCTTCGGTCGCGGTGCAGCGCAGCGCGACGGCCCCCGGGCCGGTATGTGGGTGCCGGACAGATGCGGTGGCGGCGGTGCCGGCGAGCTCGCGGAGCCGGACCACGATGCCGTTCGCCCTGCGGCCGGCGAAGACCGAGGCGTCCACGTTGGGCGGCAGGGCGGCGTCGAGAAGGGCGCCGGCGGCGGGCCGTCGCGGTGTGCTATCGCCCTTGTCCAGCCACGTGACCAGGTTGGCCAACACCGGCGCGCGCAGGTCGCGGCCGAGTCGCCAGGCGGCAACCGGGTCGTACGTGGACAGCGGTGTGAACGCGTATCGCAGGATGACCGTGCCGTCCTGGCTGGCCGGCGTGTTTGTCCACCAGTAGTTGTTCATGACCCAGGACAGGACCACGCCGCTCGGGGTGGCGGTGCGTGGCCACCGACCACGCACGATGTCGCCGAGGGTGAACAGCGGCGCGTCGGCGCTTGCCCAGGCCACGCAGAGGTCCGGGCCGGCAACGGTGACGGCGTCCTGCGCCGTGAACCACTCGTTGCAGGCGCCGGGCTGGTGATCGCGGGCGGGGTCGACCCAGCCCTGCTGCCGGTCGTACCGCACGATCGGATCGGGCACGGCGAACGGGAACGCGACGTACACCGACTCCTTCGCCAGCTCAGCCTCCTTGACCAGAGTGACCGTGAGGTCAATGCGGTCACTGTCGTCGTGCAGTCGCAGCGTCGTACGCACCACAGGCAGGCTCGGCGCAGCGCCGACCGCGCTGATCTCCCAGCCCCAGGGCAGACGGCGGGCCCCCTCGGCCCGCATCGCCGCCGCGTTGACTGTCAGCTGTGGTGGGGGCAGGGTCGGGTCGATGTCGTTGAGGGAGGTAGCTTCGTCGCCCAGCCCACGCCTGCTGGCGGTGCCGCCACCGGTCACGTGTAGCACGTCGCCGAGCGCCCAGCCATGGCTCGGGTCGAGCAGCTCCCGGTCGAGTCGGTGGTGGCGCAGGCTGGTCGGCCGGCCGGTGTCCGGGTCGAATTCGACCCGGTAGCGCGGCGTATCCAGAGTGGACGGCACGGGGTGGGCCGTGACCTCACGGGATGGCACAGTGTCACGACGCACGGCGTACGTCGCATAACCGAAGCCGGGCAGCGAGCCGGTGCGCACCCGGACGACCCCGGGCGCGGAGCCGAGCCGGATCGCGGGTAGCGGGGTGCCATCGAGCGTCTCGACGCGCTCGTCGGCGGCCAGCTCCACCTCGATCTCAACGTTCCGCGCGAAGCTGGCCGGGTTCGCGACCACCAGCGCGGGGCCGTCGGTGGGCACGAGCTCGGCCAGTTGGGACAGTGCTCGCCGGGCCTCGTCGGTCGCGATGCGCAGCCCTTCGTCGATCTGGCCGATCTTCCAGTCGCGCTGGTCGATCACATCCGCCGAGTGTGGGCGGATGGTCGCATGGGCCGCGGTCCAGGTGTGCTCGCAGCCGAGCAGCAACCGGCGCCAGCCCTCGTCGAGGGTGGACAGGTCTGGGCGTACGGTCGGATCTGCCGCCGCGACCAGCGCGGACATGGCCTCGGCCGCAGGCATGAGGGCTTGCGCGCGACGATAGCGGGCGATCGCAGCGGCCTGCGTGCCGACGCCGTCCTCCCAGTAGCTGCCGCCGTCGCCCTCGAGTACCGGCAGCCGGTCGGCGAGCGGGCGAATGGCGTCGAGATAGTCGGCGATGGTGCTGAAGCGCAGTCGGGGATAGGCGTACCGGGCATTCCACCGCTCGACCAGGTCGGCGTATCCGTCGGCGACGTCCTCGTTGTCAGCGTGCGTGCCAACGATCGGCAGGTCGTGCGGGACATAGTCGGGTCGGTCGTAGCGGGCCGCGTAGCGCGGGAGTGACGCGGACATGCCCGCGAGCGACGGCGGGTCCGCGCACATGAAGCGCAGTTGAGAGTACGAGTCGGAGAAGTACGCGACCACCTCGGCGCCGTCCGGGCCGCGCCAGCGAACAGGCGAGAGCAGGTGCAGGGTGTCGCTGTCCGGGTTCCCGCCGCGGGTGTGGTTGGCGATGCCGAAGAAGCCGGCCAGCCCAAGCGCGGCGACGATCGACGGGATCGCCTGCGGGTACGACGGCACGTCGGTGAGGTTGGCCGTGCGCATCGGCAGGCCCAGGTCACGGCCGAGCTGGGCGGAGAGGTAGGCCGCCCGGTAACACTCCTCGAGGCTCGCCACGCCGGCGAGGAACAGGGCGTAGAACGCGTTGACGCCGACCTGGCCCGCGCGGATCGCCTCGAGTGCCGCGGCTGTGGGCGCCTCGGTACGGGACCGCAGGAAGGTCTCCAGGATCATGCTGCCGTCGATCGTGAACGCATAGTCGGGTGTGCGGCGCAAGATCCCGGTCACCCGATCGATGTTGCGGTTGTGCAGCTCGATGACCTTCGCCTGGTTGTCGGTGTAGCCGACGTCCAGGTGCACGTGAGGGATCAGATGCAGCGTCCAGCGCCGTGCGGGGCGGAACGGCGTCCAGGGCAGCTCGACCCGGCGGCCGTCGAGGTCGAGCGTGGCGTGGGCATCGATCTCGGTGTCGGTGTCGGTGTCGAATCGGGCGGGCACGGCGAACCTGATCCGGATGTCGCCGAAGTCGATGCCCTCCACCGGAGATGACAGCTCGTGGGAGCCGACCCGCAGGGCGGCGGTGCCCGCGGCGAACCCGTGCGGAGTGGTCAGGTCCAGGTCGACCAGCTCGAAGAGGTCGCCGTCGCGTTCGACGTACAGCGGGGTGGGGCGAAGCCGCAACGTCGGTTCAGCAGGTGTGGTGCCGGCGGCGAGCGAGAGTCCCCGCCAGGACAGTGCGCTGCCGAACCACACCCCCAGATGCGGCAGATGTGGCCGCGTCTTCGTGAGGTCGGGCTCGACCTCCTCCGGGCAGTGCGTGGTCAGGATGATCTCGTTCCGGCCGGCCCGGATGAGCCCGGGCCGCAGCGGGACGACCCGGTCGATCGGCCCTGAAATCGGCGAGGGCGGCATCGGCGCGTGGGCCCGGTCGTCGCGTACCGGGTCGAGCAGCACCAGACCGCGCCGGCCGTTGACCGTGACGATCAGATCCGGGCAGGGCCCGTGGCTGGCCAGCGCATGTAGGTGCAGGTCATGCCAGAGCTCCTCGGAGCCGGCCGGAGCGTCGAACCGGATCGTCGCGTCCGCGGGCTGCCAGCCGTGTCCGGCGTCAAGTGGGCCCGGCTGGACCGCCGGCCAGTGCGTCGAGGCGTCGCTGCGGCCGATCTCGAAGACGGGACCTCGCTCGGCCGGGTCCGGTCTGTCCACTGGGGAGTACGGCGAGGGCCGCGCGTCGGTGCCGGCGTACCAGTGATCGGCGAACTGACGCGGGCCGGCAGCCGGGTCGCCGAGCTGCCAGAGTCGCCTACTCATGCCAGCTCCCGCACGGTGACGGTGACGGACGCGGTCCGCGTCTCACCGGGGGCGAAGACGACCTGGGTGCCCGTGTTGGCCCGTACGGCTGCGATGCCCTGGCCGGGGAAGCTCGTTGCCGGCTCGATTGCCAACACGTAGGCGCTGCGATACCACGGGAATCCCGCGCCGCCACCCGCCTCCAGCCAGTACCACGCGTGCGGCAGGGTCGCCGCGTCCCAGTCCACCTCGACGGCCAGGCCCAGGCGCGGGTTGCGGATCGCCGCGTGACCGCGGGTGAAGTCGGTGAGGTAGCCCATCCGGTCGACGCCTGCGTCGGGTGCCGGGATGCGGGTCAGGTCAACGGTCCCGCCGCCCCGGCCGGGGACGTGGGGCCATGTGGCGCGGACGCCGAGCGCGAGGTCGCCGCTCGGCGTGTCGCGCCGGTCATCGACAACGAACGTGCCGGCGGTCGCCTCGATGAGCGTGTCGGGCCCGATCAGCGGCGCCCCGAAGGCAGGGTGTTGGCTCCACATCGCCTCAATGGGTTCGCCGCCGACGTTCGTGATGGTTTCGCTGACGCTCAACCGGTCAGCGTCCAGGACGACTCGCTTGACGATCTCGAATGGGCTGCGTACGAGCCGGGCGCGCAGCTCGACGCCGCAGCCGCCACCGGCGCCGTTTACGGGCGTCCAGTCGAACGGTGTCAGCCAAGCCTCGCCGTGCATGCCCCAGGCGACGCCGTGTTCGGTGACCGCGTCGCCGCCGTTAGGGAAGACGGTTTGCCAGCCGCCCGGGTACGCCTCGATCAGTCGGGCCACGTCGTGCTCGCTCGTCGTGACGGCGCCGCGAGCGCGCAGCCCCCATGGCGACTGCCACAGCAACTCGGTTGCCGTGCCAAGCCACTGCAGCGACAGGACATCGCCACCCTTGCCGGGCAGGACCTCGGCGGCCAGCAGATCAGAGCCGAGCCGGACGATCTCCCACCCGCGCCGTTCCACGACGTCGAGCCGTCTCACCGTCGCGCCTCCTGCTGTCCGCTGCTGGCTCTTGGGCGGTCACCGTAACCCGCTCCGACAACGTTGTCTAGACCCGGTCCGCCTCGTGATCAGAGCGTCCCCCCTGGTCGTTAGGACGGCATGACGGACGCTCTGATCACGGAGGAACTAGTCGGTGCCTTGGCGGTCCTGCCGCAGGTACGCGGTGCCGTGCGTGAACGTCCGGATCTCGAACGTATGGCCCGCACGGCCCTCCCACGCGAACGGCACGATCATGAACTCATAGTGGTTGGCCTGTTGGAAGTCGTGCCGGAAGATCTGCCGCACAGCGATGATCTGGCCCGCCGTCGCGTCGTATACGTCGATCGTCGCCACGAGATCGTTGCCGGCCGTGACGTTGTCGATCGCGAGCTTGACCACGCCGGTGTTCCAGTCGGGCACGACGTTGTTGTTGTACGGCCCGTACGCGAGAAACCCCGGCCCGTCGGACGTGTTCGCCGACCAGCCGTCCCCGTCGGGGCGACCCACCTGGTGGTACGGCATCGACTCGGTTTCGAACATCAGCCCCCACCCGCCGTTGGTCTCGTTGGAGACCTTGGCGCGACGGGTTACGCTGCCGAACTGGCCGATACTGCGGTAGTACACCCACCGCTCCCCGCCTAGGCTGAGGAATGCGGGCCCGTCGTTACCGAACCCGCTCTCTGGAGCGAGCGCCGGGTTCTGCCGGTAGTTCGACCAGGGGCCGGACGGGTTCGGTGCCCGGGCGAGCCCGCTCGACCACTGCGCGGTCTCAAAGGGGGCTAGCAACTGCTCCCGATTGCATGGGCAATCATAGTCGCATGTAGTCGTATCATGTCCGTGTGAAGCTCTCAGACTGGGCGCGCCAGCAGGGCGTGACCTATCAGACCGCCTGGCGGTGGGTGAAGGACGGCAAGATGCCCGTCCCTGTCCGTCAGGCGCCGTCTGGTACGTGGATCGTGGAGGAGGCGCCGGCCGCGGCCGGCCGGGTGGTCGTCTACTGCCGAATTTCCTCCAGTGATCAGAAGAGCGACCTGGACCGCCAGACCGCACGGGTCGTGGAGGGGGCAAACGCTCAGGGCTTCGCCGTGGCGGAGATCGTGACCGAGGTCGGCTCGGGCCTGAACGGCAAGCGCCGCAAGCTACATCGCATCCTCGCCGATCCGGCTGTGGCCGTGATCGTGGTTGAGCACAAGGATCGGCTGGCCCGGTTCGGCGTGGAGCAGCTGCAAGCCGCGCTCGCTGCGACCGGGCGCCGTCTGGTGATCATCGACCCGGAAGAGTCCACAGACGACCTGGTCAAGGACATGGCCGACGCGCTGACGTCGATGTGTGCCAGGCTGTACGGACGGCGGGCGGCGAAGAACCGCGCCGCACGCGCTTTGGCCGCCGCGACCGCCGCGGAACCGTCGGTGTGAAGAAGTTCCAGCCGCGGTCTGGTTTCGTGGTCCAGGCGTTGCGTTTCGCGTTGGACCCGAACGTCACGCAAGAGCAGCGGCTGCGGTCGCACTGCGGGGCGGCTCGTGCCGCCTACAACTGGGCCGTCTCCTGGGTGGTGGCGTCGTGGTGGCAGCGGAAGGCGGAGGCGTCGTACGGCATCGGCGAGGAGGAGTTGACGCCGTGGCGGCCGTGGTCGCTGCCGGCGTTGCGGAAGGTGTTCAACGAGGTCAAGAAGACTGACCCGCGTTTTGCTGACTGGTGGGGGGAGAACTCCAAGGAGGCGTACAGCACGGGCCTGGCGAACGCGGCGGCGGCGTTCGACAACTACGCCACGTCCAAGCGTGGGCAGCGTCAGGGCAAGCGCGTGGGGATGCCTCGGCAGAAGTCCAAGCACAAGGCCCGGCTCGCCTGCCGGTTCACCACCGGCACCATCCGGGTAGAGCCGGACCGGCGGCACGTCACGCTGCCACGGCTCGGGACGATCCGCACCCACGAGTCCACCCGCAAGCTGCAACGCCGCATCGCGAACGGTACCGCCCGCATCCTGTCCGCCACGGTCAGGTTCGAGCGGGGCCGGTGGTTCGTCTCCTTCCAGGTCGAGATCCAGCGTGCCGCCGACCGCGCTGCGGCGCGCCCAGACGTGGCGGCAGGTGTGGACCTGGGCGTGAAGTGCCTCGCGGTGATCGCCGACAGCCAGGGCACGGTGCGGTTCGTGCCGAACCCGGCGCACTACGACGGCGCGCTCACGCAGCTCAAGCGGCTCTCCCGGCGGCTGGCCCGCCGCCGGGGGCCGGACCGGCGCACCGGACAGGAGCCGTCCGGGCGGTGGCTCGCCGCGAACACCGAGCGCAACCGCGTGCACCACCGGGTGGCGAATCTACGCGCTGATGCCCTGCACAAACTCACCACCGGCATCACCGCCGAATACGGCAGCGTCGTGGTCGAAGACCTCAACGTGGCCGGCATGCTCCGCAACCGGCGCCTGGCCCGCAAGATCGCCGACGCCGGGTTCGCAGAGATCCGCCGCCAGATCGCCTATAAGACCGACTGGACGGGCGGCACCACCGTGGTCGCTGACCGCTGGTACCCGTCTTCCAAAACCTGCTCGAACTGCGGCGCCGTGAAAGCCAAGCTGCCGCTGCACGTCCGAGTCTTCATCTGCGACGCCTGCGATCTGGTCATTGACCGGGACGAGAACGCAGCCCGCAACCTCGCCGCCCTCGCGGCGGCAGTAACAACGGGTACCGGAGTGGCCGGAGACCCGGGCGTGCCAGCGCCGAAACCGCGTGAAGCCGACCAGAAGACCCGCGCCACCACCCGTAGCCGCAAGGCCACGGGTGGGCGGGCAGGTGGCGCAACCCTGCCACACCAACGGCAGCAGGAAACGCGAGACCGTCATCAGGACACCGAAACGCAACACGCACTCCGGTGACACCGTTACGGACCTTTCCAGCCGAAAGGCTGGGATTGCTGATACCCGACTACGGAATCAGCAACGGCGTCAGTGCTGCCCTCGTAGACCATGTAGTAGTACGAGCCCTTCTTGACTATGTCCCGTTTCCCGATCGTGCCGGCGTCCCACGAACCGCCCGGGCCAGTGCTCAGCACCGGGTTGCTGCCGCTCTTCGAGAGCGAGGTGAGGCTCGCTCCGCTGGCGAAGCCGACGCGCACGTCCGTGCCGTCGTACCCGTGGTAATAGAGGTGCCAGGTACCGTTCTCGTACCACAGGTTCGGCGTACTGATGTTCGCCGACTCCCACCCAGACGGGTTGTGCGTGAGGATCCGTCCGGCCTTCGTGAAGGTGACCCCGTCGGTCGACGTTGCCAGGCCGATGTCACCCGGGTTGGCGGGGTTGAAGCCAGCTCCCTCGTACACGAGGTAGAACGTGCCATTCACGTACGCCACGCCAGGGAAGCTCGCGATCCGGTCGTCCCAGGAGCCGGAGGGCCCGGTGTTGAGCACGATGCCGTGGTCGGTCCAGTTGACACCGTCGGTGGACGTAGCGAGGGCGGTTGCGAAGGTGCCGTCGGGCTTGTTCTTGATGTAGTACGCCCAGATCTCTCCGCCGATAGTGACCGTGGAGATGAAATGCATGTTGAACGGGACGGGCCACGCACACGTGGCGCCCCAGTCGTGCGCAGCGAATGGAGCGTTCGTCCTGGCGCGGCATCCTCGGGGTCGTGATATAGATCGCGATCTGTCAGTTAGAGTAGCCATAATCTGACAACGTTGTCTAGAGTCGAACCCCGCACCGAGGTCGCAGTACGTGGCGCGGAAAACACAAGCTGCGCGGGCCGCGGCGGGGTCGACGACGGAACGTGCGACAGCAGCGACGGTTCGCAGCCGCGTGCGATCATGGGCGGGCGCTAGCGTGACAACGTACGAATGCGATGGAGGCGGCGCATGAGGAATCGACGGCCGACGATGGTGGACGTCGCGCGGGAGGCGGGCGTCGGTCTCAAGACTGTCTCGCGGGTGGTCAACGGCGAATCGGGGGTAAGTCCCGAGATGGTCGACCGAGTCTTCCTGGCCGTCGCCAAGCTGGGCTTCCGCCGTAACGCGATGGCTCGTGACCTGCGCGCGGGTCGATCCACTGCGAGCGTGGGGCTTGTCATCGAGGATCTCGGCAACCCGTTCTACAGCTCGGTCGCCCGCGGCGTCGAGCAGCTGACACACGACCGGGACTTCGTGCTCATGACGGCCAGTAGTGAGGAGGATCCTGAGCGGGAGCGCGCGCTCGTGCTCGAGCTGTGTCAACGACGAGTCGAAGGCATGATCATCGTGCCGACGTCGCTTGATCACAGCTTCCTCCAGGCCGAGATCGAGATGGGCTTGCAAGTCGTTTTCCTCGACCGGCCGGCGACCGGCATCATCGCGGACACCGTGTTGGTGGACAACCGTGGCGGCGCCGTCGCCGCGACGGACTACCTGCTCGATCGCGGCCACCAGAGGATCGCCGTGCTAGGCCACGAGGCGAAAGTCTGGACGATGCGCGAGCGCCTCGCCGGCTTCCGTTCGGCGCTGGCACGCGCGGGCGTCCCGTACCCCGAGGACCTGGTCTGCCTCGGCCCGCTCACTCCGGCGGACGCCGCCGCCGCGACAGCTCAGTTGTTGGACGGTGACGACCCGCCGACCGCGTTCTTCGCCTGCAACAACCGAATGACCGTGGGTGTGCTCGCCGAGCTGCAGCGGCGCGGCGGCGCGGCGGATGTCTCGGGGTTCGATGACATCGAGACGGCGGGCCTGTTCGCGCAACCGCTCGCGCTGGTCTCGTACGACGCCGCCGAGGCGGGCCGGCGGGCGGCCCAACTGCTGCTCGAACGCCTCGATGGCCGGCGCACTCCGCAGCAGGTCGTCGTCCCCACGACGCTCGTGCACTACGGGTCGGAGACGGCCGGCCGGCGCGCACCCGCCGCGGGCGCCGGCTCGCGCACACCTGGCCCTCGCGCCGCAAGGGCCGGCACGAGAGCTGGCTCGAGCTCCGCTGCCGGTGTCTAGCGGCGGGGCCGCTCGCAAGCACCACCGGCGTTAGGTTTCCGGCTCCGGGTCTCGACGCCGTAAGGACGAGGTTTCGGCGCATCCGTTGACAACGTTATCTACACCGCCCTAGCCTTTGCCGCACCCACACCGGCGAGGCCTCACCAAGCAAGGCCCCAGCGCCCGCCGAGCGACAGGACCGCCGGGCAAGCCCGCTCGGCGGACCTTCATTCGAGGAGGAACGGTTGCGCGGACATACCCGACGACTGGCGGCCGCAGGCGTGGCTGCCAGCCTCTTCATGCTGACGGCTGCCTGTGGCAGCGACGACGGTGACACGGCGGGCAAGCTCTCCGGCGACCTGCGGGTGCTCGCCTTCGACGGCACGCCCAACTGGAAGGCGCAGCTCGAGGCCGCGGCCAAGGACTACGAGGCCAAGCACGCCGGCGTCGACATCAAAATCGAGATGGCGCCGTACGACGGCTACAAGGACGCCCTCGAGACCCGGCTCGTCTCGCGCACCGCAGCCGACCTCGTGATGGTCGAGCCACCGATGGTGCAGGGGCTCGGTGGGCGCGGCTTAGCGACCGACCTGACCGGTGCGCTCGGCAAGGCGAATTCGTACGGCGGCACCGGCACCTGGCGTGAGGGCTTCCGCCCGGGCTCGGTGGAGTCGACGATGGACAGTGGCAAGGCCGTCATGGTGCCGTGGTCCGCCGTTTGGGTCGGCCTCACCTACAACAAGAAGGCCTACGAGAGGGCCGGCATCACCACGCCGCCGGCCACCTGGCAGGACTGGATCGCGGCGAACGACAAGCTCAAAGCGAGCGGCCAGGCGCCCATCTACACCGCCATCAAGAACGACGACGCCCAGACGTGGTGGCTGCTGACCACCATGCTGCAGGCGCTCTACCGGCCCAAGAGCGAGCAGATCAACCTGCGGCACTCCGACGGGTGGAAGTACGACCCCGCGAAAGCCGCCTCGGGGGCGGGCGAGTCGTACACCCCGGACGAGCTGTACGTCGCCTTCCGCAAGGGTGTCATCGACCCGGCCAAGTCGGCGGAGTACCGCCGCGCGGTGGAGCTGATGCTGCAGCTCAAGCCGCACCTCAACCCCAATGCGCTCGCCGCAAAGGGGGCGGAGGTCGAGGACAAGTTCGTCTCCGGCGCCAGCGTGCAGAACCTGACCGGCACCTTCGCGATTCCAGGCATCCTGACGAAGATCGGTGGGCTGGCGACGGATAAGCAGTTCGAGATCGGGGCGACCAACTTCCCCTCGATCACCCCGACCGACTTTCCCGGCCTCACCGCAGGTGGCACCAACCCGCTGGCTGGCACGCGGAACGGCTGGATGATCCCGGCTGCCACCAAGCAGAGCGCACTCGCCGTGGACTTCCTGCAGTTCATCACGAGCCCGGCCCAGGCGAGCAGGATGTGGGCGGCCAAGGGCGACAGCGGGACGACCGCAGGTGACCCGGCCGAGATCGTCGGTGTGCAGTACCCCGCCTCGTTCACGAAGGTCGACACGACGGCGAAGTTCGCGGAGATCCCGCTGTACGGTTTCGGGATGCCACCCACCTTCGACACAAAGGACTTCGACCAGTTCATCGCCCAGTGGCAGGGTCTGTGGAGCGGCAAGGCGAGCATCGACCAATTCTTGTCGCAGCGGTCCAAGTCCAACCTGGATGCGCTCGAGCGGAACCTCAAGGTGTCCGCTGCTCAGGTAGACCAGGGCTTCATCAAGCGCGAACTCGGATAGGCAAGGATCGGGTCCCGGCGGGGCAGTCGTCCGCCGGGACCCGGCATCCGTCAGCGGGGAAGGGCGACGGGATGACTCAGGTTCTTGACGGGCGGGCGCCCGCCGCGACGGCGTCGCCGCCGCGTGCCGCGCGCCGCGAGTCGGCAACGACACGCCTGACGCACGCGCTCCTGCCGTACGTTCTGGTCCTGCCTCTCGTCGCCGTGCTTGGCGTCTTCGTCCTCTACCCGTTCGGTCAGGCAATCTACCGCTCGTTCACGGAGTGGAACGGCGCGAATATCGACGAGTTCGTCGGCCTGGCCAACTACCGGGCGATGTTCACCGAAGACCCGCTGTTCTGGCGATCAATCCGCAACGGGAGCCTGCTCACCGTAGCGTTCGTCGCGCAGTCGGTGCTGGTGC
Proteins encoded:
- a CDS encoding aldose 1-epimerase — encoded protein: MRRLDVVERRGWEIVRLGSDLLAAEVLPGKGGDVLSLQWLGTATELLWQSPWGLRARGAVTTSEHDVARLIEAYPGGWQTVFPNGGDAVTEHGVAWGMHGEAWLTPFDWTPVNGAGGGCGVELRARLVRSPFEIVKRVVLDADRLSVSETITNVGGEPIEAMWSQHPAFGAPLIGPDTLIEATAGTFVVDDRRDTPSGDLALGVRATWPHVPGRGGGTVDLTRIPAPDAGVDRMGYLTDFTRGHAAIRNPRLGLAVEVDWDAATLPHAWYWLEAGGGAGFPWYRSAYVLAIEPATSFPGQGIAAVRANTGTQVVFAPGETRTASVTVTVRELA
- a CDS encoding IS607 family transposase; the protein is MKLSDWARQQGVTYQTAWRWVKDGKMPVPVRQAPSGTWIVEEAPAAAGRVVVYCRISSSDQKSDLDRQTARVVEGANAQGFAVAEIVTEVGSGLNGKRRKLHRILADPAVAVIVVEHKDRLARFGVEQLQAALAATGRRLVIIDPEESTDDLVKDMADALTSMCARLYGRRAAKNRAARALAAATAAEPSV
- the tnpB gene encoding IS607 family element RNA-guided endonuclease TnpB codes for the protein MVQALRFALDPNVTQEQRLRSHCGAARAAYNWAVSWVVASWWQRKAEASYGIGEEELTPWRPWSLPALRKVFNEVKKTDPRFADWWGENSKEAYSTGLANAAAAFDNYATSKRGQRQGKRVGMPRQKSKHKARLACRFTTGTIRVEPDRRHVTLPRLGTIRTHESTRKLQRRIANGTARILSATVRFERGRWFVSFQVEIQRAADRAAARPDVAAGVDLGVKCLAVIADSQGTVRFVPNPAHYDGALTQLKRLSRRLARRRGPDRRTGQEPSGRWLAANTERNRVHHRVANLRADALHKLTTGITAEYGSVVVEDLNVAGMLRNRRLARKIADAGFAEIRRQIAYKTDWTGGTTVVADRWYPSSKTCSNCGAVKAKLPLHVRVFICDACDLVIDRDENAARNLAALAAAVTTGTGVAGDPGVPAPKPREADQKTRATTRSRKATGGRAGGATLPHQRQQETRDRHQDTETQHALR
- a CDS encoding ABC transporter substrate-binding protein; protein product: MRGHTRRLAAAGVAASLFMLTAACGSDDGDTAGKLSGDLRVLAFDGTPNWKAQLEAAAKDYEAKHAGVDIKIEMAPYDGYKDALETRLVSRTAADLVMVEPPMVQGLGGRGLATDLTGALGKANSYGGTGTWREGFRPGSVESTMDSGKAVMVPWSAVWVGLTYNKKAYERAGITTPPATWQDWIAANDKLKASGQAPIYTAIKNDDAQTWWLLTTMLQALYRPKSEQINLRHSDGWKYDPAKAASGAGESYTPDELYVAFRKGVIDPAKSAEYRRAVELMLQLKPHLNPNALAAKGAEVEDKFVSGASVQNLTGTFAIPGILTKIGGLATDKQFEIGATNFPSITPTDFPGLTAGGTNPLAGTRNGWMIPAATKQSALAVDFLQFITSPAQASRMWAAKGDSGTTAGDPAEIVGVQYPASFTKVDTTAKFAEIPLYGFGMPPTFDTKDFDQFIAQWQGLWSGKASIDQFLSQRSKSNLDALERNLKVSAAQVDQGFIKRELG
- a CDS encoding LacI family DNA-binding transcriptional regulator; translation: MVDVAREAGVGLKTVSRVVNGESGVSPEMVDRVFLAVAKLGFRRNAMARDLRAGRSTASVGLVIEDLGNPFYSSVARGVEQLTHDRDFVLMTASSEEDPERERALVLELCQRRVEGMIIVPTSLDHSFLQAEIEMGLQVVFLDRPATGIIADTVLVDNRGGAVAATDYLLDRGHQRIAVLGHEAKVWTMRERLAGFRSALARAGVPYPEDLVCLGPLTPADAAAATAQLLDGDDPPTAFFACNNRMTVGVLAELQRRGGAADVSGFDDIETAGLFAQPLALVSYDAAEAGRRAAQLLLERLDGRRTPQQVVVPTTLVHYGSETAGRRAPAAGAGSRTPGPRAARAGTRAGSSSAAGV
- a CDS encoding glycosyl hydrolase-related protein codes for the protein MSRRLWQLGDPAAGPRQFADHWYAGTDARPSPYSPVDRPDPAERGPVFEIGRSDASTHWPAVQPGPLDAGHGWQPADATIRFDAPAGSEELWHDLHLHALASHGPCPDLIVTVNGRRGLVLLDPVRDDRAHAPMPPSPISGPIDRVVPLRPGLIRAGRNEIILTTHCPEEVEPDLTKTRPHLPHLGVWFGSALSWRGLSLAAGTTPAEPTLRLRPTPLYVERDGDLFELVDLDLTTPHGFAAGTAALRVGSHELSSPVEGIDFGDIRIRFAVPARFDTDTDTEIDAHATLDLDGRRVELPWTPFRPARRWTLHLIPHVHLDVGYTDNQAKVIELHNRNIDRVTGILRRTPDYAFTIDGSMILETFLRSRTEAPTAAALEAIRAGQVGVNAFYALFLAGVASLEECYRAAYLSAQLGRDLGLPMRTANLTDVPSYPQAIPSIVAALGLAGFFGIANHTRGGNPDSDTLHLLSPVRWRGPDGAEVVAYFSDSYSQLRFMCADPPSLAGMSASLPRYAARYDRPDYVPHDLPIVGTHADNEDVADGYADLVERWNARYAYPRLRFSTIADYLDAIRPLADRLPVLEGDGGSYWEDGVGTQAAAIARYRRAQALMPAAEAMSALVAAADPTVRPDLSTLDEGWRRLLLGCEHTWTAAHATIRPHSADVIDQRDWKIGQIDEGLRIATDEARRALSQLAELVPTDGPALVVANPASFARNVEIEVELAADERVETLDGTPLPAIRLGSAPGVVRVRTGSLPGFGYATYAVRRDTVPSREVTAHPVPSTLDTPRYRVEFDPDTGRPTSLRHHRLDRELLDPSHGWALGDVLHVTGGGTASRRGLGDEATSLNDIDPTLPPPQLTVNAAAMRAEGARRLPWGWEISAVGAAPSLPVVRTTLRLHDDSDRIDLTVTLVKEAELAKESVYVAFPFAVPDPIVRYDRQQGWVDPARDHQPGACNEWFTAQDAVTVAGPDLCVAWASADAPLFTLGDIVRGRWPRTATPSGVVLSWVMNNYWWTNTPASQDGTVILRYAFTPLSTYDPVAAWRLGRDLRAPVLANLVTWLDKGDSTPRRPAAGALLDAALPPNVDASVFAGRRANGIVVRLRELAGTAATASVRHPHTGPGAVALRCTATEEPIESLPVGADGTVAVTLRPYEVVTVALKEPACEPPLPGRAG